A segment of the Asinibacterium sp. OR53 genome:
TCCCACTGTGATGCTTCGTGCCGATATGGATGCACTGCCTGTTGCAGAAGCTACCGGGCTGCCCTATGCCAGTACCAAAGTAGCAAGAGATGAAGAAGGAACAGAGGTTGGTGTGTCGCACGTATGCGGACATGATTTGCATGTAGCCTGGCTGATGGGAGCGGCAAGATTGTTTTCAGAGCACAAGGATCAATGGAAGGGAACCTTAATGATCGTTTTTCAACCTGGCGAAGAAGTAAGTCGCGGTGCGCAAAGTATGATAGATGATGGCATGATGGACCGTTTTCCCAAGCCGGATATCATCCTCGGGCAACATGTGATGGTTGGCGAAGCCGGCACCGTCATGTATCGCAGTGGCGCTATACTATCAGCAGGCAACAGTCTTAAAGTTAAAATTTTTGGCCGTGGCGCACATGGTTCACAACCACAGACATCCATTGATCCGGTGATCATGGCAGCGGCAGCTACTATGCGGCTGCAAACCATTGTTTCACGTGAGATAGCGCCAATAGAAAATGCGGTGCTGACCATCGGGGCGTTACAGGCTGGTACCAAGGAAAACATTATTCCAGATGATGCGACAATAAAATTGAATATCCGCACTTTTGATGATGGCGTCCGGGATCACATACTTTCGGCAGTTAAACGGATCTGCTGCGCAGAATGTTCCGCATCCAATGCACCAAGAGACCCTGAATTTACAGACATAGACAGCTATCCGGTTACAGAGAATGATGCCGCCGCTACAGCGAAACTAGCGGAAGCATTCAATGTCCGGTTTGGAGACAAATCATTTGAAACCAAACCGGCTTCTGCCAGTGAAGACTTCAGCATTTTTGGAAGAAATTGGAAAGTGCCGTATGTTTTCTGGTTCGTTGGCGGAACAGATCCTAAAATATACCTGGAGGCCAAAAAGAATAATAAGATAAACACCATACCCAGCAACCATTCGCCTAAATTTGCTCCGGTAATCCACCCTACTTTAAAAACGGGTTTGGCGGCCATGATGACGGCTGCTGTAGCCTGGTTAAAATAGACAGCCGCCCTACAATGGAAAAACTACATGCACTCTATACGTTTCTTGATCTGGCAGGCACATTTGTTTTTGCCATAAGCGGTGCGGTGGCGGCAAAACAACGCGGGCTGGATATGTTCGGCATTTGTGCCATTGCTTTTACAGTGGCCTGCGGTGGTGGAATCATCCGCGATCTGTGCATCGGGGCCATCCCACCTGCCGGATTCACGAACTGGCGTTATCTTGTAGCGGCAATAATATCTACCGGAATGACCATCGGTTTATATCCCCTGGTGCAGCGGCTCAATCACCCGGTGATATTTTTCGATGCCCTGGGCTTATCGTTGTTTGCAGTCACCGGCGCACAAAAAACTCTTGCTTATGGGCACAACTCGGAAGTTGCTGTTCTTTTGGGAATCACAACGGCCGTTGGTGGCGGAGTGATGCGGGATATTTTACTCAACCGCGTTCCCATTATACTGGAAAAAGAAATTTATGCATCAGCCGCACTTGTAGGAGCTTTGATTGTGGTTGCGGGAAATTACTTTAAATGGTTTTCAAGCGACTGGGTCTCCATCATCGCTTTAATCGTATGTTTCGTTTTACGTTTATTGGCATTACGCTACCGATGGAACCTGCCCGTTTATTCAAATGATAAGACCGGCTCAAACTAAAGAAAGAACATATGGAAAGCCAGCACCACGATCATCACCATGACCATGCTGCTATGCAAATGCAGGAGCATGTTCACCACAAACAACAGGATGTACATAGTGACCATGATGAACATGCCGGTCACCATACGGCAGATTTTCTAAAACGTTTCTGGTTATGCCTGGTGATTACCATACCTGTTTTATTGTTATCTCAGATGATACAGCTGTGGATGGGGTTTACATTATCATTTACGGGTGATAAATATCTACTGCTGGCATTGAGTAGCTTTATTTATGGTTATGGAGGCCGGCCTTTTCTTATAGGCTTAGTGAGAGAGCTGAAACAGCATAATCCTGGCATGATGACTTTGGTGGCAGTAGCCATTACCACTGCCTATGTGTATAGCGTAGCCGTAATATTCGGCCTGAGAGGAATGGATTTCTTTTGGGAATTGGCCACCCTGATCGACATTATGTTACTTGGCCACTGGCTGGAAATGAAATCACAGATGGCTGCTTCCCGGGCGCTGGAATCACTGGTGGCTTTATTGCCGGCAATGGTGCATGTAGAGCGGCAAGGTGAAATAAGGGATATCCCGCTGCAAAAATTGCAGAACAATGATATCGTTGTTATAAAACCCGGTGAAAAGGTTCCGGCTGACGGCCTGGTTCTGGAAGGCAGTTCTTATCTCAATGAAAGCATGCTTACAGGCGAAAGTGTTCCGGTGAAAAAAAACAAAGACGCGAAGATAATCGGCGGCTCCATAAATGGTGACGGCGTTCTGAAAATAAGGGTCACTGGTACGGGGAGTGACAGTTACCTCAATAAGGTAATCAACATAGTGCAATCTGCACAGGGCGCCAAATCCAAAACACAGAGCCTCGCAGGCAAAGTAGCCAGGTGGTTAACCATCGTTTCCATTAGTGTAGGCATTATTACTTTCATCGTTTGGTTAAGCAGAGGCCAGGAATTGTCTTTTGCGCTGGAACGAATGGTAACGGTCATGGTCACTTCCTGTCCGCATGCTTTGGGCGTGGCTATTCCCCTGGTAGTGTCTCTCTCTACCTCCCTTTCTGCCATACATGGATTGCTTATCCGTAACCGTACAGCTTTTGAGAACGCGCGAAACATCACTACCATTATTTTTGATAAGACGGGCACACTAACCCAAGGTTCCCATCAAGTGCAAAAAGTTATTCCGTTGACCACACTGTTTTCTGCAGACGATATGCTTCAATATGCGGCCGCCCTTCAGCAAAATTCAGAACACCATATCGCACATGGTATCATGCAAAAATTAAAGGAAAAGGACCTGGAGTTATGGAGGGCCACGGATTTTAAGTATATACAGGGAGTGGGTGTTACCGGCATGGTAAATGGGAAAAGCATCGTGTCTGCAGGTCCTAATTATTTTAAACAGGAAAACAGGGAGATGCCGGACATACCTGCGGAAGTTGACCAATCGACAGACACTGTGAACTTTCTATTGATAGATAATAAGCCGGCCGGCATTATTACGTTAGCAGACAGTATCCGGGAAACCGCTGCGGAGGCGATTGCAGATTTAAAAGCGATGAATATAAAATCATTTCTTTTAACCGGCGATAATGAAAAAGTAGCGTCAGCTGTGGCAAAAAAGCTTAAAATGGATGGTTATTTGGCCAATGTATTGCCACACGAAAAACAAAGCAAGGTTAAGGAGCTCCAGGATAAAGGAGAAATCGTTGCCATGACCGGAGACGGTGTAAACGATGCTCCTGCCCTGGCCCAGGCAGATGTGGGCATTGCCATTGGTTCCGGCACAGATGTAGCAGCAGAAACAGCCGATATCATACTGGTAAACAGTGACCCGAAAGATGTAGTGCAGTTGATTGCTTTTGGCAGGGCAACCTACCGGAAAATGATCCAAAACTTACTATGGGCAATGGGATACAATGTAGTGGCCATTCCACTGGCGGCTGGCGTATTATATCCGTCATTTGTATTAAGCCCGGCATTGGGCGCCATTTTGATGAGCGCGAGCACAATAGTAGTAGCCATCAATGCCCAGTTGCTAAGAGTGAAATGACCCTTACGGCGTATTATGCATAACAGCTACATCCATTATAGTTTTAAATAAAACATCTTTGTATATTAAAAATGAGAAACAACTGATGATAAAAATCAATAGCAATCACTCATTTTCATTGGACAATGTGCTATTCTCCTTTGCACTGGCATCCGAAGCAACTGATGCTTTTGAACGATATATAGTACACATTGCTAAACTTATGTATTTATCTTCGTTGTATACATAAAAAAGCCTTAGACCTAAATGGAGCAAATCAGGCAAACAATAAGACAAATGATTGAAATTTCAGACAAGGAGTTTGAAAATTTCCTGAGTCGTTGTATCGTAAAAAAATTCAAACGCTATGAAGTGGTGAGCCGGCCTAACATTGTTCCCAACGAGATTTTTTTTGTCAACAAAGGGTTGATCCGGGTTATTGTAACAGACAAAGATGGCACAGAACATTCTTTGCATTTCGCTTTGGAGAATCAATTTATTGCCGACTATTCTGCTTTCATGTTAAAACAACCTTCGCTGTATACATTGCAAACCGAAGAAGAAACGGAAACAGTTGTAATGCCCAGGGCAGCGATTGAATGGGGATACAAAAATTTAAACCAAGGCGATAAGTTAGGCAGATTAATTGCCGAGTTTTATTTTGTTTATCAGGATAATCGATTGAAAAATCTTTATACCAGAACCCCAAAGGAACGTTATGACACCATCACAGAGGTTTTTCCAAACATACACGACCGTGTACCACAACATATGATTGCCTCTTACCTTGGCATTACGCCAATTCATTTGAGCAGGTTGAAAAAAGCAAGCATCAAAAAAATCTAAACATTTGTTATCGCTTAAAAGTTGCGCTTCAAATAGTTTTGCTTAATGAGCATATTTATAGAAGCACTAAAAGACAGAAACCAATCGCTGTTTTGGTTTGCGATAATAAATCTTGGGATGGCAGCCTTATTTTTTATCCTCGCGAAGAAAACCTCTACACAAGTGGCAGGCATCAATGCATGGTATAAGCCATTCAAGTTTGCTTTGTCCATAGGCGTGTATGTAGCAACAATGGCCTGGTATTGCTACTACCTTCCGTCGTTCAACATCAGGCTTTTCAACTGGGCAAATATTTTTCTTTTTAGTTTTGAAATTATTTATATCACCATTCAAGCAGCAAGAGGGCAAGAGTCTCACTTTAATTTAGCAACACCTTTTTATAGATTGATGTTTGGAGGAATGGCAATTGCAGCAATTGCCATTACCGTTTACGCCGCTTATGTAGGGAAAGTTTTTCTCCAAACAGATTTCCCCAATCTCCCCGATTACTATATATGGGCCATTAGGCTAAGTATCATAATTTTTGTCATTTTTTCTTTCCAGGGTTTAATGATGGGCGGCAGACAAACACATAGTATCGGAAAAGAAGTCCAAAATACGTTTCTGCCGGTCTTCAAATGGAACATGAAAGAAGGTGACTTACGGGTTGCTCATTTCATCGGAATCCATGCGCTGCAAATACTTCCTCTGCTTTCATTTTATGTTTTTAAAACCAAAAAAGCAGTTTTTGCACTAAGCGGATTTTACCTGCTGTTTGCCGTGTTTGTTCTTGTTCAGGCATTGCAGGCCAAGCCATTTATTAAGTCAAAATAAAAACATCATGAAACTATCAACTAAAGAGCAAAAGAGATTGAAAACCAAATACGGAGATTGGGCTATTGTTACAGGTGCTACATCGGGAATTGGCCTGGAGTTAGCAACACAATTAGCAAATGCAGATTTTAATCTCATCCTCAACTCCAGGCATTTAGAAAAATTAAAGTCAGTCCAATATAATTTAAAGCTCAAAAATAATATTCAAATAAAAATTGTTGACGCAGATGTATCAGAGCCATCAGGCGTTGAAAAAATTATTCAGGCTTCACAAAACCTTAATGTTGGCCTGCTCATAAACAATGCTGGTTATGGCACCTCAGGATTGTTTGTCGACGCTTCGCTTCATTCAGAAATAAATATGCTTCGATTGAATTGCGAAGCAGTGCTTTCATTTACACACTATTTTAGCCAAAAGTTCAAACAACAACAACGTGGTGGAATTATTTTTTTGAGCTCTTTGGTTGCATTTCAAGGAGTACCTTATGCAGCCAATTACGCCGCTACGAAAGCCTACATACAATCATTTGCCGAAGCCTTATCAGTAGAACTAAAACCTTTCAATGTTGATGTGCTGGCAGCAGCACCAGGACCTGTCGAAAGCGGTTTTGGTCAACGAGCTGATATGAAAATGAGTAAAGCATTAAAACCATCCGAAATCGGAGTCCCCATTTTATCAGCACTGGGAAAACAAAGAAATGTTATTCCAGGGATGCTTTCAAAAGTATTGGTGTATTCATTGAGAATCCTTCCCAGATCTGTAAAAATAAAAATCATGCAAACGGTGATGGAAGGATTTACAAAACATCAGAGAGAATAAACTGCAGAAATATTATCCCATATTTTTGCAACAATCTCTCTGAACCAACAAGTAAATTGTTCAGGATGGTCTTCAATTTCAGCCCTTAAGTCTGTCCTGGAAATCCATTTAAAATCCTGCACTTCCATAACATTAGGTTTGGGCTGCAAATCTGAATAACCAATAAAGACATGATCAAACTCATGTTCAATCAAGTTATTTTCAACATTTGATCTGTAAACGAAAGAAAATAAAAACTCCAGTTCACAGTCTAGCCCCATTTCAAATATTAATCGTTCTCTGGCACTTTGTTTCACATCTTCACCTAACCGGGGATGCGAGCAACACGTATTGGTCCATAGGCCCGCTCCGTGGTATTTCTGATTGCCTCTTTTTTGTAAAAGCATTTCACCCTTGGTATTAAATATAAGAATTGAAAAAGCCCTATGAAGTGCTCCCTTTAAATGAGCTTCTATTTTGTCCATTTCGCCAATAGCATGGTCTTGACGATTTACTAATACAACATTATCCTTTTTCATCACTATATATATTGAATATTTTAAATAATTCAGCTGTTTAATTAGCGTGTTTGCAATTTTGCTTTTGAAAAAGTTTAAAAAAGTAAATATTCAGTAGAAACTGGCTGTAACCATAAACGACATCTTCAATCGGAATGGTTAAAATTCTAATCCCTAAAAAATCACCCGGATTGTAATTAACAACAGGTGATTCAATACAGGTGCCCGTTAATACGCCATTCACAGGAATAAATCCCAGTAGTAAAACAAAAAAAACAAATGACGCCTGCCCTATCCATTCTTTTTTAGCTATAAAATGCAGAAAAATAAGCACACACAGCGTTACCAGCGCCGTAATCAATGTGTATGTTTTCTGATAATGCAAAAGGGCGATAACCACCAGTACAATAGAACTTGTAAATACAATTAAGTTGTTTAATGAGTTCGCCCAACCAAGATCAAAGAATTTTTCTAAGCAGAAATAGGTGAATACGCAAGCAAATGGAATACACCAAAAGAACAACCATTCTTCTAGTGGTAGTCCGGCAATTACTATGCCTAAAGTGTAATTCAAATCAAACCACCAGACGCCCATTTTAGTGAACCAAACATCCCATAAAATATAAAGAACAGCAACAATGGTGCTTGACAATAAAAAATTGCCAAAATATCTGTAGAACTGCACTCTTTTATCAAAAGATGCAACGAGACAAATAATGATAGTAAAGAAATCAACCAGTAAATATGTGTAAGATTGCATTATAGCTTTTTAGGGGTATATTTTTTAAAATATTTAAAATGTGCCCACAAAAAACCAAAGCATTCACCATCTTCTTTACCTAAATGTTTGTGATGTTGCTTATGCGCCCGCCTGATTGCCAACAAATAAGGATTCTGCGTATTGCTCAAAATCTTTGCTCTTTGATGTATAAAAATATCATGTACAAAAAAGTACGCCATTCCGTACAATGTGATGCCCAATCCAATGAAAAACAAATAGCTAAAATCATGCTTTATTCCGGCATATAGTAACGCAATGGCAGGAGTTGCGAAAATCACAAAAAACAAATCATTTCTTTCAAGAGCCCCCTTGTTACTATGGTCGTGATGGTCCCTGTGCAAGAACCACAGAAAGCCATGCATTACATATTTATGAATGAGCCAGGTAGCCCCTTCCATTGAAACAAAAACCAACAAGATGGTTAAAAAGTTCATTTTGATGAACCTATTTGGTTAAAAATTTTTTCTATAGTCCGAATGTCGGCTCCCCTTTATTTTTACCCACGCTTAGTTAGAGTTTTCTAAGATAAGGTTTTTTCGTTCTTCCATCATTTGCGCATACCTGATCGGTGAGAGATAACCTAACGATTTGTGTGGTCGTTCAGTGTTATAGTCGATCCTCCACTCTTCGGTCTGTTCTCTCACTTCTGACAAACGATAAAACAGGTAAGCATTCAATACTTCTCTTCTGATGCTTCCATTCTTCCTTTCTATGTATGCATTTTGTGTGGGTTTCCCCGGTTGAATAAATTGTATCGTAATCTGTCTTTGCTCATCATTGCACCACTCTTCCAGTTTGTGGCTGATAAACTCTGGGCCATTGTCGCAACGGATATTGGCAGGCTTGCCTCGCTGAACAATCAGTCTTTCCAGTACCCTGATCACCCTGAGTGCCGGAAGTGAGGTGTCAACCTCTATCGCCAGCGATTCACGGTTAAAATCATCCATCACATTGAACAATCGGAACCTTCTGCCATCTACGAGCGTGTCGGTCATAAAATCAATGCTCCATACCTGGTTAGGTGCTGTTGGAACGTTTAAGGGTTGCTTTATCCGCTCTGGGAGCCGTTTCTTGCCTCTGCGACGGATATTCAGCTTCATATCTGTGTATACCCGATAGATCCGTTTATGATTCCATTCATGCCCTTTATTCCAAAGACGATAGCAACACTGCCAAAATCCAATGGCAACATGTTTGGTTGTTAAAACCGTCAGTGCATCCTGAACTTCACTGTCATCCTTAGGTTTTGGTTGATACCGGTAGGTGTTGCGGGATATACCTGCCAGTTCGCACGCCTTACGGTTACTTAACTGCTCTTCTTCCATCAGATGATGAACAGTTTCCCGTTTCGCTTCAGGCGTTAAAACTTTTTTGCGATCAGGTTCTTCATTGCCCGGTTCTCCAGGCTTAACTCCGCCACGATCTTCTTGTACTCACTGATCTCAGCTTCCATCTGCTTCATTTTTACAACATCACTCACTTCCATGCCTCCATACTTAGCCTTCCAATTGTAAAACGTTGCTTCGCTGATACCCATCTCTCGGGCAATCTCTTTAACAGCAATTCCTGATTCCTGTTTCTTCATTGCAGATACAATCTGCGCTTCGGTAAATCTTCCTTTTTTCATGTGTTTCAAAGTTTAAAGTTAACAAGCTTTTGGTCGTTAACTCTAACCTCACATGGGTAACATTCAGGGGAAGCTTACACGAAAACGATAATCGAAAATATTTTCCAATTTATTCTTTATGAATAATCGATACGCTATGGCTGCAAAAACCCCTAAAGGCAACTCATAATCTACCGTATCTTTCATCAAGACACCTTTTTCGTTGGGTATAAATTCGTGAAAGTGACTCCAATATTTATACGGCCCCTTTTCCTGAAAATCGCTAAAACTTTTTTGAAAATTCACTTGCGTTATCCTGGTTTTCCATTTCATAGGAATTTTTAAAAGTGGAGACACCCTGTAGTCAATTTCCATTCCCTCATAAACAGGCTGATTACCTGTATCAGATAAAACTACAAAGTTCATTTCTTTAGGGGTAATTTTTGACAGATTATATGGCGATGAAAAGAACTGCCAAGCAGTTTCTATATCGCAATTTAATTGCTGTTCTTTATATAACTGGTACCGCATTATTTAATCTTTTAGAGCTTCATTTATATTTTTCAGTACGACTTTTGATGTAATTTCATTCCGATGCATTTTAAGAAACTCTTTATCTGTTTCGATGTTTGGATAGTAACCTAAAAAAAATGGTGCATTTTTTTTTATAGAGAACCTGATAAATCGAATCTCGACATTATTCGGTTCGTTTAAAACCGCTTTTTCAATATTCCTCCTTCCTTCTCTGAATGTATTGAGTTTGGCAATTGGATTAAACACATGCTTCGCCCATATTGCCTGCAAACCACCTAAATAAGCTAAATACAGCGGTTCACTTTTGACCGGTTTCAAATCTTCAATCATTTGTGCACACAAGTTTTTATTTGTAACCGCCTTGTAATAATTACTCCTTACATAATCCAAGCCGATCCCACTTAACAGCACGTTCATTTGAAGTGCTGCATTCCATATCAATATGCTCCAAAAACTCATCATAGAAAAGCCGCTTTATAGCGTAAATAACTTTTCAGGGCTACAAATGCTTTTTGAGAATTCGGGATGCGGATCCTGTTTTTTAGAATTTCCTGCGAACTCGTATTTTTAATTTTTCCAAACAAAGAGAGGTAATACTTATAAGCCAGGTAAACCCCAAACATCGATGAATTGGGAAGCTTTTTAATGCCGTTTAAAGCTTCTGTAAATTCTGTTTCAATTTCCTTTTCAATCTGACACTTTACAGCGTTATCAAATACAGAGATGTTTATGTTCGGGAAATAAGTACGACCCAAAATTTGATAATCATCTTTCAAATCCCTTAAAAAATTAACCTTCTGAAATGCCGAACCCAGCTTCATTGCATATGATTTTAGTTCTTCGTATTTCTCTTTGTTTCCTTCTGTAAATACCTGCAAACACATCAAACCAACTACTTCTGCAGAACCGTATATATACTCATTGTACAGGTCAGAATTATAATCCATTTTTTGCAGATCCATTTCCATACTGTGTAAAAACCGGTCAATCAGCTTTCTGTCTATTTGATATTTGTGAGCGGTTTCCTGAAAAGATTGCAAAATAGGGTTTAGCGAAATCCTTTCTTCTAAAGCAATATTGGTTTCAATTTTCAATCTATTCAATAATTTTTCTTTGTCATAACTGTGAAAGCTATCCACTATTTCATCTGCCAGCCTTACATATCCATAAATAGCATAAATGGCTGGACGGATAGAAGGTTTCAACGCCAGTATGCCAAATGAAAAACTGGTGCTATACTTTTTAGTAGCTATTTTGCTTACATCGTAAGACAATTCATCAAACAGTTTTTTCATATCTTTTGATAATTTAGACTATTCACTTCGTTTGCTACAATTTTTCCGGAGATGATGGAAGGAGGTACCCCGGGTCCGGGTACGGTTAGCTGGCCGGTATAAAACAAGTTGCTGATTTTCTTATTGCGGATTTTTGGTTTCAATACCGCTGTCTGACTTAAAACATTAGAAAGTCCGTAAGCGTTACCGCCATAAGCATTGTAATCCGAAATAAAATCACGCACGCAATAACTTCTCTTATATTCTATTTTAGAAACCAGGTCTGTTGTGCCTGTATGTTTTTCTATTCTTGAAAGCATTTCCTTCAAATATTTCTCTCTTGTTGTTTCATCGTCATCGATTCCTATAGCCAGGGGCATCAGCAAAAAAAGATTTTCCCCGCATTCAGGCGCTACGGTGGGGTCTGTTTTTGATGGGCAACAGCAATAAAACAGTGGGTTTTCAGGCCATTTTTTCTTTTCGTATATGCACCGGATGTGTTCATCCAGGTCGTTTTCAAAAAACAGCGTATGATGTTTTAGGTTAGGAATATTTTCTCCAAACCCCAAATAATAAATAAGGCTGGAAGGAGCAAAAACTTTCTTTCTCCAATATTTCTCATCATAATTTCTAAGCCTTTCAGGCAAAAGTGTTTCCGTATGATGATAATCGGAAGACGCAATTACAACATCAAATTCATGGTTGATACCATTAACCTGCAATGACTTAATTTTTCCATCCTCTATGTTTATCTTTTCAACATTTTGATTGAAATGAAATGTCACCCCTTGTTTCTCCGCAACATTTTGCATAGCCAAAGCCAATTGGTAATATCCCCCCATTGGATACCAGGTACCTAAAGCATAGCCCCCATAGTTCATGAAGCTGTATAAAGCAGGGATATTCTTAGGGGATGCCCCCAAAAAAATGACCGGGAACTCCATTAAAGACCTCAGTTTTGGGTTTGCAAAATATTTGGCTACATAAGCGCGAAAGCTGCTCAGCAAATCCAGTTTTAATGCACTACCTGCTATTTTAGGTGATAAAAATTCCCACCAATTGTGACAAGGCTTGTTTACAAATTCTTTCATGCTTACCTCATACTTGAATTTCGCCGATCGCATGAACTGGTCCAATTTGTTGCCAGAGCCGTACTCTAACTGCTCAAACAGATTCCTTAATGCTTCATATTTTTCAGGCACTTCAATATTCCCATCAGCGAAAACCATTTCAAACTGAGGGTTTAATGCCACCAGCTTATAGAAGTCTGAAGATTGATAACCGAAATCTGTAAAGAAACCTTCTATGATATCGGGCATCCAGTACCAACTCGGCCCCATATCGAAAACAAATCCATTCTCCGTAACAAACTGCCTTGCCCTACCCCCAGGTTGATGGTGTTTTTCGAAAACATGTACATCGTTACAGGCATTAGCTGCGTATGCCGCGGCTGACATTCCCGAAAACCCAGAACCGATGACGGCTATTTTCTTCTTTGGTATTGCACGTTTCATAATCCCCTTAAAATTATCCTGACAATTAACTTAGCCGGCTATATGCTACATCCAATAATTCAGGTATTTCCACATTCATGCAATAAATGGAGTGATGGAAGTCGTCCAATTTGGAAAGTAACCGTATCAGATCCATTTTTTCCGCATAGGTAAGGTTACCGGTAACCACCTGTGAAGCTTTACGAATCTTCTCCATTTGCTTTTCCAAAACATCAATACCTGCCGGGGTAATTTGGATTACTTTACTACGTTTGTCTACCTCAGAATGCGTTTGCTCTGCCCACCCGTTTTGTATCAAACGATTGATGATCTGGATGCCTGCTGACTTATCGTGCACATTTTTCTTAATAAGTTCTATTTTGGACATGGCACCGAAAGCTTTGAGGTTAATGAGGTAGATAAAATCTTCCTGCGTAGAAAATGCAGAGCCATTGATGGCAGATTTAGAATAATACTTAGCATACCTATTCATATGCACGATAAAAGTGTTGATAACACTATCTAAACTCCTGCCGTTTTCTTTACCTTCCCATTTGGGCTCCGCTACAATACCAGGTTCTATCGTAGTGCTGCAAACCCATTTTTTAAACCCCTCTACATCGTCACTATAAACAGCTTCTTTATGATTTTCCAGTTCAAATTGATGAACCAAATTTATTACGTCTATGATTAATCGGTATTCCATTTAATTGAATGATTGTTCGCAAATATACTATTTCGTCATCAAAATAGTGCAAAATAATACTTTTAATTTGCGATAATTATCCGCTTTTATACCTCTCGTAATTCACTGGGTAAGTGTTGACAGCATCATCCTGAGCATACCCAGGTGTGTAAGAAACCAGGAAATAACGGTTACTTTTATGAAACCCGTTACGAACATGACAACAGGCACATTTGCATTAACGATACACATGGTTTCGAGTCTTGATGGAATGATTGCCAAAAAAGACAACAGCGTTTCGTGGTTTGAAACACCTGATTACTACGAAAATGGGGTTGCCGGACAAGACCCAACAGAATTCCTTAAAACAATAGATTGCTATATAATGGGTTCCAGAACTTATGAACACGCTCTGGAACTTTCCAAATCTTATGGATGGGCTTATGGAGATAAACCAACAATTGTAGTAACACACAGATAACTAATCTATCAGGCGTTTGCCCAATATCTTCAAGCTTCTTTCCTG
Coding sequences within it:
- a CDS encoding lycopene cyclase domain-containing protein gives rise to the protein MQSYTYLLVDFFTIIICLVASFDKRVQFYRYFGNFLLSSTIVAVLYILWDVWFTKMGVWWFDLNYTLGIVIAGLPLEEWLFFWCIPFACVFTYFCLEKFFDLGWANSLNNLIVFTSSIVLVVIALLHYQKTYTLITALVTLCVLIFLHFIAKKEWIGQASFVFFVLLLGFIPVNGVLTGTCIESPVVNYNPGDFLGIRILTIPIEDVVYGYSQFLLNIYFFKLFQKQNCKHAN
- a CDS encoding sterol desaturase family protein — its product is MNFLTILLVFVSMEGATWLIHKYVMHGFLWFLHRDHHDHSNKGALERNDLFFVIFATPAIALLYAGIKHDFSYLFFIGLGITLYGMAYFFVHDIFIHQRAKILSNTQNPYLLAIRRAHKQHHKHLGKEDGECFGFLWAHFKYFKKYTPKKL
- a CDS encoding IS3 family transposase (programmed frameshift), with the translated sequence MKKGRFTEAQIVSAMKKQESGIAVKEIAREMGISEATFYNWKAKYGGMEVSDVVKMKQMEAEISEYKKIVAELSLENRAMKNLIAKKFLTPEAKRETVHHLMEEEQLSNRKACELAGISRNTYRYQPKPKDDSEVQDALTVLTTKHVAIGFWQCCYRLWNKGHEWNHKRIYRVYTDMKLNIRRRGKKRLPERIKQPLNVPTAPNQVWSIDFMTDTLVDGRRFRLFNVMDDFNRESLAIEVDTSLPALRVIRVLERLIVQRGKPANIRCDNGPEFISHKLEEWCNDEQRQITIQFIQPGKPTQNAYIERKNGSIRREVLNAYLFYRLSEVREQTEEWRIDYNTERPHKSLGYLSPIRYAQMMEERKNLILENSN
- a CDS encoding SRPBCC family protein codes for the protein MRYQLYKEQQLNCDIETAWQFFSSPYNLSKITPKEMNFVVLSDTGNQPVYEGMEIDYRVSPLLKIPMKWKTRITQVNFQKSFSDFQEKGPYKYWSHFHEFIPNEKGVLMKDTVDYELPLGVFAAIAYRLFIKNKLENIFDYRFRVSFP
- a CDS encoding phytoene/squalene synthase family protein; the protein is MKKLFDELSYDVSKIATKKYSTSFSFGILALKPSIRPAIYAIYGYVRLADEIVDSFHSYDKEKLLNRLKIETNIALEERISLNPILQSFQETAHKYQIDRKLIDRFLHSMEMDLQKMDYNSDLYNEYIYGSAEVVGLMCLQVFTEGNKEKYEELKSYAMKLGSAFQKVNFLRDLKDDYQILGRTYFPNINISVFDNAVKCQIEKEIETEFTEALNGIKKLPNSSMFGVYLAYKYYLSLFGKIKNTSSQEILKNRIRIPNSQKAFVALKSYLRYKAAFL
- a CDS encoding NAD(P)/FAD-dependent oxidoreductase, which encodes MKRAIPKKKIAVIGSGFSGMSAAAYAANACNDVHVFEKHHQPGGRARQFVTENGFVFDMGPSWYWMPDIIEGFFTDFGYQSSDFYKLVALNPQFEMVFADGNIEVPEKYEALRNLFEQLEYGSGNKLDQFMRSAKFKYEVSMKEFVNKPCHNWWEFLSPKIAGSALKLDLLSSFRAYVAKYFANPKLRSLMEFPVIFLGASPKNIPALYSFMNYGGYALGTWYPMGGYYQLALAMQNVAEKQGVTFHFNQNVEKINIEDGKIKSLQVNGINHEFDVVIASSDYHHTETLLPERLRNYDEKYWRKKVFAPSSLIYYLGFGENIPNLKHHTLFFENDLDEHIRCIYEKKKWPENPLFYCCCPSKTDPTVAPECGENLFLLMPLAIGIDDDETTREKYLKEMLSRIEKHTGTTDLVSKIEYKRSYCVRDFISDYNAYGGNAYGLSNVLSQTAVLKPKIRNKKISNLFYTGQLTVPGPGVPPSIISGKIVANEVNSLNYQKI
- a CDS encoding MarR family winged helix-turn-helix transcriptional regulator; the encoded protein is MEYRLIIDVINLVHQFELENHKEAVYSDDVEGFKKWVCSTTIEPGIVAEPKWEGKENGRSLDSVINTFIVHMNRYAKYYSKSAINGSAFSTQEDFIYLINLKAFGAMSKIELIKKNVHDKSAGIQIINRLIQNGWAEQTHSEVDKRSKVIQITPAGIDVLEKQMEKIRKASQVVTGNLTYAEKMDLIRLLSKLDDFHHSIYCMNVEIPELLDVAYSRLS
- a CDS encoding deaminase/reductase; protein product: MTTGTFALTIHMVSSLDGMIAKKDNSVSWFETPDYYENGVAGQDPTEFLKTIDCYIMGSRTYEHALELSKSYGWAYGDKPTIVVTHR